Proteins encoded together in one Microcebus murinus isolate Inina chromosome 16, M.murinus_Inina_mat1.0, whole genome shotgun sequence window:
- the ZNF829 gene encoding zinc finger protein 829 isoform X1 produces the protein MHDELLQAISKVSVMFRDVSIDFSQEEWECLDSRQMNLYKEVMLENFSNLVSVGLSNSKPAVISLLEQGKEPWMVERELTRGLCSDLESMCETKILSLKKRHFRQVILTHKDMPTFIQPTFLTLHQKTNNEEKPCECKICGKTFNQNSQFMQHQRIHYGEKPYECKECGKSFSRGSLVIRHQRIHTGEKPYECKECGKAFSCSSYFSQHQRIHTGEKPYQCKECGKAFNYYSNLNHHQRIHTGEKPYECKVCGKAFTKSSQLFPHLRIHTGEKPYECTECGKAFTQHSRLIQHQRMHTGEKPYECKECGKAFSSASTLTNHCRIHAGKKLYQCKECGKAFIQSSELIQHQRIHTDEKPYECNECGKAFNKGSNLTRHQKIHTGEKPFDCKECGKAFGSRSDLIRHEGIHTG, from the exons ATGCACGATGAACTTCTACAAGCAATATCGAAG GTGTCAGTGATGTTCAGGGATGTGTCCATAGACTTCTCTCAGGAGGAATGGGAATGTCTGGACTCTCGTCAGATGAATTTATACAAAGAAGTGATGTTGGAGAATTTCAGCAACCTAGTTTCAGTGG GACTTTCAAATTCTAAGCCAGCTGTGATCTCTTTATTGGAACAAGGAAAAGAGCCATGGATGGTTGAGAGAGAACTGACCAGAGGCCTCTGTTCAG atctgGAATCAATGTGTGAGACCAAGATATTATCCctaaagaaaagacatttcagaCAAGTAATACTTACCCATAAAGACATGCCCACTTTTATTCAACCCACCTTTCTCACTCTacatcaaaaaacaaataatgaagaGAAACCCTGTGAATGTAAGATATGTGGAAAGACCTTTAATCAGAACTCACAATTTATgcaacatcagagaattcattatggtgaaaaaccctatgaatgtaaggagtGTGGAAAATCCTTTAGTCGTGGCTCACTTGTTATTAGGCATCAGAGGATTCACACTGGtgaaaaaccctatgaatgtaaggaatgcgGCAAGGCTTTTAGTTGTAGTTCATATTTTTCTCAACATCAGAGGATtcacactggtgagaaaccctatcaatgcaaagaatgtggaaaagcctttaatTATTACTCAAACCTTAATCATCATCAAAGAATtcacactggtgagaaaccctatgaatgtaaagtatgtgggaaagcctttactAAAAGTTCGCAACTTTTTCCACATCTGAGAATTCACACCggtgagaaaccttatgaatgtacggaatgtgggaaagcctttactCAACACTCGAGGCTTATTCAGCATCAGAGAAtgcatactggtgagaaaccttatgaatgtaaggaatgtggaaaggCCTTTAGTAGTGCCTCAACACTTACTAACCATTGCAGAATTCATGCTGGCAAGAAACTCTATCAATGTAAAGAATGTGGTAAGGCCTTTATCCAGAGCTCAGAACTTATTCAACATCAGAGAATCCATACAGATGAAAAACCatatgaatgtaatgaatgtgggaaggccttcaaTAAAGGTTCAAACCTTACTAGacatcagaaaattcatactggtgagaaaccctttgactgtaaggaatgtggaaaggCATTTGGTAGTCGCTCAGACCTCATTCGCCATGAGGGAATTCATACTGGTTGA
- the ZNF829 gene encoding zinc finger protein 829 isoform X2, with protein MVERELTRGLCSDLESMCETKILSLKKRHFRQVILTHKDMPTFIQPTFLTLHQKTNNEEKPCECKICGKTFNQNSQFMQHQRIHYGEKPYECKECGKSFSRGSLVIRHQRIHTGEKPYECKECGKAFSCSSYFSQHQRIHTGEKPYQCKECGKAFNYYSNLNHHQRIHTGEKPYECKVCGKAFTKSSQLFPHLRIHTGEKPYECTECGKAFTQHSRLIQHQRMHTGEKPYECKECGKAFSSASTLTNHCRIHAGKKLYQCKECGKAFIQSSELIQHQRIHTDEKPYECNECGKAFNKGSNLTRHQKIHTGEKPFDCKECGKAFGSRSDLIRHEGIHTG; from the exons ATGGTTGAGAGAGAACTGACCAGAGGCCTCTGTTCAG atctgGAATCAATGTGTGAGACCAAGATATTATCCctaaagaaaagacatttcagaCAAGTAATACTTACCCATAAAGACATGCCCACTTTTATTCAACCCACCTTTCTCACTCTacatcaaaaaacaaataatgaagaGAAACCCTGTGAATGTAAGATATGTGGAAAGACCTTTAATCAGAACTCACAATTTATgcaacatcagagaattcattatggtgaaaaaccctatgaatgtaaggagtGTGGAAAATCCTTTAGTCGTGGCTCACTTGTTATTAGGCATCAGAGGATTCACACTGGtgaaaaaccctatgaatgtaaggaatgcgGCAAGGCTTTTAGTTGTAGTTCATATTTTTCTCAACATCAGAGGATtcacactggtgagaaaccctatcaatgcaaagaatgtggaaaagcctttaatTATTACTCAAACCTTAATCATCATCAAAGAATtcacactggtgagaaaccctatgaatgtaaagtatgtgggaaagcctttactAAAAGTTCGCAACTTTTTCCACATCTGAGAATTCACACCggtgagaaaccttatgaatgtacggaatgtgggaaagcctttactCAACACTCGAGGCTTATTCAGCATCAGAGAAtgcatactggtgagaaaccttatgaatgtaaggaatgtggaaaggCCTTTAGTAGTGCCTCAACACTTACTAACCATTGCAGAATTCATGCTGGCAAGAAACTCTATCAATGTAAAGAATGTGGTAAGGCCTTTATCCAGAGCTCAGAACTTATTCAACATCAGAGAATCCATACAGATGAAAAACCatatgaatgtaatgaatgtgggaaggccttcaaTAAAGGTTCAAACCTTACTAGacatcagaaaattcatactggtgagaaaccctttgactgtaaggaatgtggaaaggCATTTGGTAGTCGCTCAGACCTCATTCGCCATGAGGGAATTCATACTGGTTGA